One Diospyros lotus cultivar Yz01 chromosome 1, ASM1463336v1, whole genome shotgun sequence genomic window carries:
- the LOC127789131 gene encoding protein RETICULATA-RELATED 1, chloroplastic, which yields MDVALHSSSLPLANAHSSTSGTHSTKRWSVITMVEVRVSNANSAKFVALSHSARSKRVIRFKCVGSESAENAVRILEEVETDSAPKTDDGSAGGGDGSNGSFPPGGGGGGGGDEDDNDEEEFGPVMKFEEVMRETEMRGATLPSDMLEVAKATGLRRLLLTRYLDLQGSIWPVGFLMRYCGMLRNRMLADPSFLFKVGTEVVIDSCCATFAEVQKRGKDFWAEFELYAADLLVGVVVDIALVGMLAPYARIGKPAISSGLFGQIKHACGALPSSVFEAERPGCKFTVKQRIATYFYKGILYGSVGFVCGLIGQGIANLIMTAKRNIKKSEEDIPVPPLVKSAALWGVFLGVSSNTRYQIINGLERLVEASPLAKQSPPVAMAFTVGVRFANNIYGGMQFVDWAKWSGVQ from the exons ATGGATGTTGCGCTTCATTCGTCGAGTCTCCCATTGGCAAATGCGCATAGTTCAACAAGCGGCACTCATTCAACGAAGCGATGGAGTGTCATCACCATGGTGGAAGTCAGGGTTTCGAACGCAAATTCAGCGAAATTCGTGGCTTTGTCGCACTCGGCTAGGAGTAAGCGCGTGATCAGATTCAAGTGCGTTGGATCGGAGTCGGCAGAGAACGCGGTCAGAATTTTGGAGGAAGTAGAAACTGATTCTGCGCCGAAAACTGACGATGGAAGTGCTGGAGGTGGAGACGGGAGCAACGGCAGTTTTCCTCCCGGTGGAGGTGGCGGGGGCGGCGGCGATGAGGACGATAACGATGAGGAGGAGTTTGGACCGGTGATGAAGTTTGAAGAAGTTATGAGAGAGACCGAAATGCGGGGGGCCACTCTTCCTTCCGATATGCTGGAGGTTGCGAAGGCTACTGGACTTCGTAGACTGCTTCTTACTCGATATTTGGATTTGCAG GGATCAATTTGGCCGGTAGGCTTTTTGATGAGGTACTGTGGGATGCTGAGAAATAGAATGCTTGCTGATCCATCTTTTCTTTTCAAAGTTGGAACAGAG GTAGTGATTGATTCTTGCTGTGCAACATTTGCTGAAGTTCAGAAAAGAGGGAAGGATTTTTGGGCAGAGTTTGAGTTGTATGCTGCAGATCTTTTGGTTGGCGTGGTTGTTGATATAGCTTTGGTGGGAATGTTGGCACCATATGCCCGAATAGGGAAACCAGCTATATCGAGTGGTTTGTTTGGACAAATCAAACATGCTTGTGGAGCTCTTCCTAGCAG TGTTTTTGAAGCTGAAAGGCCAGGATGTAAATTCACAGTGAAACAGCGCATAGCTACATACTTTTACAAG GGCATATTGTATGGCTCAGTTGGATTTGTGTGCGGTCTTATTGGCCAAGGCATTGCAAATTTGATCATGACAGCGAAAAG AAACATCAAAAAGTCAGAGGAGGACATTCCTGTGCCACCTTTGGTGAAAAGTGCTGCTCTTTGGG GTGTTTTTCTTGGGGTTTCTTCCAACACTCGCTATCAAATCATAAACGGACTGGAACGCCTGGTTGAAGCTTCTCCTTTGGCAAAGCAGAGCCCACCTGTTGCTATGGCTTTTACAGTGGGTGTCCGATTTGCCAATAACATCTATGGTGGCATGCAATTTGTCGATTGGGCTAAATGGAGCGGTGTGCAGTAG